One Heterodontus francisci isolate sHetFra1 unplaced genomic scaffold, sHetFra1.hap1 HAP1_SCAFFOLD_96_1, whole genome shotgun sequence genomic window carries:
- the LOC137365615 gene encoding probable G-protein coupled receptor 139, whose protein sequence is MEYPVMLQIEHIFYPALAVFGVPVNLMAIVILSRGKCGLSKCITCYMVGMAAADLLVVISEPIFYRIGQIYFPDSFLFITPVCSFIYLLIITVTMISVWLTVAFTFDRFMAICCENLRAKYCTEKTAAMVIGTVSVLGCLVSVPWYFRFEPEYIIDNVPWYCITKPVFFTSTAFDGYVIFCFTLGTCVPICVILLLNFLITRRILAASRGRRGLRGCSNGEKQKDPEMENRRKSIILLFSISGSFILLWVTQVVFYIYQRITKIYSYPVTDPVYVTEVTANMLQLLSTCTNTCIYVLTQKKFREELKNAVSYPLKLIVKIERS, encoded by the exons atggaatatccagtaatgcTACAGATAGAACACATTTTCTATCCTGCTCTTGCTGTCTTTGGAGTTCCCG ttaacttgatggcgattgtgatcctgtcccgagggaagtgcggtctctccaaatgtatcacttgctACATGGTTGGAATGGCAGCGGCTGATCTCCTGGTTGTTATCTCTGAACCGATATTTTACAGGATTGGACAGatatatttcccagattcattcctgttcattactcccgTGTGCAGTTTTATTTACTTGCTGATTATTACAGtcacaatgatttctgtctggctcacagtcgctttcacctttgatcgatttatggccatttgttgtgagaacctGAGAGCAaagtattgcactgagaaaacagctgCCATGGTTATAGGAACTgtaagtgtgctgggctgtttagtatCTGTTCCCTGGTACTTCAGATTTGAACCtgaatatataattgataatgtccCCTGGTATTGCATCACTAAACCAGTCTTCTTTACTTCCACTGCATTCGATGGATATGTTATCTTTTGCTTCACTTTAGGCACTTGTGTGCCAATTTGTGTGATTTTGTTGCTCAATTTTCTGATCACCAGGCGTATTTTAGCGGCCAGCAGAGGTCGCAGGGGACTCCGGGGCTGCAGCAATGGAGAGAAGcagaaggacccagagatggagaatcgaaggaaatccatcatcttgcttttcagcatatctggcagttttatattgttatgggtgacgcaggttgtattttacattTACCAGCGAATTACAAAGATTTATTCTTACCCTGTCACAGACCCTGTTTATGTCACTGAAGTGACAGCCAATATGCTTCAGCTTCTCAGTACCTGCACAAATACCTGTATTTACGTCTTGACCCAGAAAAAGTTCAGAGAAGAACTGAAGAATGCAGTGAGCTATCCACTCAAACTAATTGTTAAAATAGAAaggtcatag